A region of Cucumis melo cultivar AY chromosome 2, USDA_Cmelo_AY_1.0, whole genome shotgun sequence DNA encodes the following proteins:
- the LOC103492187 gene encoding NADPH-dependent pterin aldehyde reductase-like isoform X4 — translation MATTTDEAYSSTMAVSKKVILITGVSKGLGRALALELATTYGHTVIGCSRDQTKLDSLHLQLSGVSPNANHLLLNVDVRCNRSVEEFARIVKENELVPDIIVNNAGVVNKQGNMWEIDVQDFDNVIDTNIKGSANILRHFIPLMIPYNKGIIVNMSSDAGRDNTPYKMIAPYCASKWGIEGMSKSIAQELPKGMAIVALDPGVIHTDMLESCQGDLASQCQTPEHWVVKAAPTILNLTTKDNGASLTIN, via the exons ATGGCCACGACAACAGATGAAGCTTATTCTTCAACAATGGCTGTTTCAAAGAAGGTGATTCTGATAACAGGTGTAAGTAAAGGATTAGGAAGAGCTTTAGCTTTGGAATTGGCTACTACTTATGGCCATACTGTTATTGGCTGCTCTCGCGATCAAACTAAACTTGATTCTCTTCACTTACAACTCTCTGGGGTTTCCCCTAATGCCAATCATTTGCTCCTCAACGTCGATGTG AGATGTAATAGAAGTGTCGAAGAGTTTGCAAGAATCGTCAAGGAAAATGAACTCGTTCCCGATATCATTG TGAATAATGCAGGTGTGGTAAATAAACAAGGTAACATGTGGGAGATTGATGTACAAGATTTTGATAATGTGATTGATACTAACATCAAAGGCTCAGCTAATATTCTTCGTCACTTCATCCCTCTTATGATTCCTTATAACAAAGGAATTATTGTCAATATGTCTTCGGATGCTGGAAGAGATAATACTCCATATAAAATG ATTGCACCATATTGTGCATCAAAGTGGGGAATTGAAGGAATGAGCAAATCCATAGCACAAGAATTACCAAAGGGAATGGCAATTGTAGCCTTGGATCCAGGAGTCATACACACAGATATGTTGGAATCATGCCAAGGTGATTTGGCTTCGCAGTGTCAAACCCCCGAACATTG GGTTGTCAAAGCGGCACCAACAATTTTAAATCTTACAACGAAGGACAATGGAGCATCTCTCACTATTAATTAA
- the LOC103492187 gene encoding NADPH-dependent pterin aldehyde reductase-like isoform X3: MATTTDEAYSSTMAVSKKVILITGVSKGLGRALALELATTYGHTVIGCSRDQTKLDSLHLQLSGVSPNANHLLLNVDVQRCNRSVEEFARIVKENELVPDIIVNNAGVVNKQGNMWEIDVQDFDNVIDTNIKGSANILRHFIPLMIPYNKGIIVNMSSDAGRDNTPYKMIAPYCASKWGIEGMSKSIAQELPKGMAIVALDPGVIHTDMLESCQGDLASQCQTPEHWVVKAAPTILNLTTKDNGASLTIN, translated from the exons ATGGCCACGACAACAGATGAAGCTTATTCTTCAACAATGGCTGTTTCAAAGAAGGTGATTCTGATAACAGGTGTAAGTAAAGGATTAGGAAGAGCTTTAGCTTTGGAATTGGCTACTACTTATGGCCATACTGTTATTGGCTGCTCTCGCGATCAAACTAAACTTGATTCTCTTCACTTACAACTCTCTGGGGTTTCCCCTAATGCCAATCATTTGCTCCTCAACGTCGATGTG CAGAGATGTAATAGAAGTGTCGAAGAGTTTGCAAGAATCGTCAAGGAAAATGAACTCGTTCCCGATATCATTG TGAATAATGCAGGTGTGGTAAATAAACAAGGTAACATGTGGGAGATTGATGTACAAGATTTTGATAATGTGATTGATACTAACATCAAAGGCTCAGCTAATATTCTTCGTCACTTCATCCCTCTTATGATTCCTTATAACAAAGGAATTATTGTCAATATGTCTTCGGATGCTGGAAGAGATAATACTCCATATAAAATG ATTGCACCATATTGTGCATCAAAGTGGGGAATTGAAGGAATGAGCAAATCCATAGCACAAGAATTACCAAAGGGAATGGCAATTGTAGCCTTGGATCCAGGAGTCATACACACAGATATGTTGGAATCATGCCAAGGTGATTTGGCTTCGCAGTGTCAAACCCCCGAACATTG GGTTGTCAAAGCGGCACCAACAATTTTAAATCTTACAACGAAGGACAATGGAGCATCTCTCACTATTAATTAA
- the LOC103492187 gene encoding NADPH-dependent pterin aldehyde reductase-like isoform X2: MATTTDEAYSSTMAVSKKVILITGVSKGLGRALALELATTYGHTVIGCSRDQTKLDSLHLQLSGVSPNANHLLLNVDVRCNRSVEEFARIVKENELVPDIIVNNAGVVNKQGNMWEIDVQDFDNVIDTNIKGSANILRHFIPLMIPYNKGIIVNMSSDAGRDNTPYKMIAPYCASKWGIEGMSKSIAQELPKGMAIVALDPGVIHTDMLESCQGDLASQCQTPEHWYALFLTCFDNVSVSCFIFGIFFLFFSNSK, from the exons ATGGCCACGACAACAGATGAAGCTTATTCTTCAACAATGGCTGTTTCAAAGAAGGTGATTCTGATAACAGGTGTAAGTAAAGGATTAGGAAGAGCTTTAGCTTTGGAATTGGCTACTACTTATGGCCATACTGTTATTGGCTGCTCTCGCGATCAAACTAAACTTGATTCTCTTCACTTACAACTCTCTGGGGTTTCCCCTAATGCCAATCATTTGCTCCTCAACGTCGATGTG AGATGTAATAGAAGTGTCGAAGAGTTTGCAAGAATCGTCAAGGAAAATGAACTCGTTCCCGATATCATTG TGAATAATGCAGGTGTGGTAAATAAACAAGGTAACATGTGGGAGATTGATGTACAAGATTTTGATAATGTGATTGATACTAACATCAAAGGCTCAGCTAATATTCTTCGTCACTTCATCCCTCTTATGATTCCTTATAACAAAGGAATTATTGTCAATATGTCTTCGGATGCTGGAAGAGATAATACTCCATATAAAATG ATTGCACCATATTGTGCATCAAAGTGGGGAATTGAAGGAATGAGCAAATCCATAGCACAAGAATTACCAAAGGGAATGGCAATTGTAGCCTTGGATCCAGGAGTCATACACACAGATATGTTGGAATCATGCCAAGGTGATTTGGCTTCGCAGTGTCAAACCCCCGAACATTGGTACGCATTATTTTTAACTTGCTTCGATAACGTTTCCGTCTCTtgttttatatttggtatattctttttgttttttagtaattcaaaataa
- the LOC103492187 gene encoding NADPH-dependent pterin aldehyde reductase-like isoform X1 codes for MATTTDEAYSSTMAVSKKVILITGVSKGLGRALALELATTYGHTVIGCSRDQTKLDSLHLQLSGVSPNANHLLLNVDVQRCNRSVEEFARIVKENELVPDIIVNNAGVVNKQGNMWEIDVQDFDNVIDTNIKGSANILRHFIPLMIPYNKGIIVNMSSDAGRDNTPYKMIAPYCASKWGIEGMSKSIAQELPKGMAIVALDPGVIHTDMLESCQGDLASQCQTPEHWYALFLTCFDNVSVSCFIFGIFFLFFSNSK; via the exons ATGGCCACGACAACAGATGAAGCTTATTCTTCAACAATGGCTGTTTCAAAGAAGGTGATTCTGATAACAGGTGTAAGTAAAGGATTAGGAAGAGCTTTAGCTTTGGAATTGGCTACTACTTATGGCCATACTGTTATTGGCTGCTCTCGCGATCAAACTAAACTTGATTCTCTTCACTTACAACTCTCTGGGGTTTCCCCTAATGCCAATCATTTGCTCCTCAACGTCGATGTG CAGAGATGTAATAGAAGTGTCGAAGAGTTTGCAAGAATCGTCAAGGAAAATGAACTCGTTCCCGATATCATTG TGAATAATGCAGGTGTGGTAAATAAACAAGGTAACATGTGGGAGATTGATGTACAAGATTTTGATAATGTGATTGATACTAACATCAAAGGCTCAGCTAATATTCTTCGTCACTTCATCCCTCTTATGATTCCTTATAACAAAGGAATTATTGTCAATATGTCTTCGGATGCTGGAAGAGATAATACTCCATATAAAATG ATTGCACCATATTGTGCATCAAAGTGGGGAATTGAAGGAATGAGCAAATCCATAGCACAAGAATTACCAAAGGGAATGGCAATTGTAGCCTTGGATCCAGGAGTCATACACACAGATATGTTGGAATCATGCCAAGGTGATTTGGCTTCGCAGTGTCAAACCCCCGAACATTGGTACGCATTATTTTTAACTTGCTTCGATAACGTTTCCGTCTCTtgttttatatttggtatattctttttgttttttagtaattcaaaataa
- the LOC103492188 gene encoding ribosome biogenesis protein BRX1 homolog 1-like isoform X2, whose protein sequence is MAKKRKHSETVPTVSVKKDENALERPKRTLMGWKDKEVTKKSEAGSDHAVFRNKEKVLVTCSRRINFRYRHLMLNMVSLLPHCKKDNKVESRSSKGATLNELVELKGCSSSLFFECRKHKDLYLWMAKCPSGPSVKFLVNAVHTMEELKLTGNHLKGSRPILTFSSNFDKDVHWKLLKEMIIQIFGTPKEHRHSKPYHDHVFVFSIVDDHIWFRNYQISVPHNESDKVARGGLDKMTLIEVGPRFCLNPIKIFGGSFGGPTLYENPLYVSPNQIRALEKKQKAGKYSKKVKAKTRRKMHELSNPLEPDEFADMWKE, encoded by the exons ATGGCAAAGAAGAGAAAGCATAGTGAGACAGTGCCGACGGTATCGGTTAAGAAGGACGAAAATGCTCTGGAGAGACCCAAGCGGACACTCATGGGTTGGAAAGACAAAGAAGTGACAAAAAAAAGTGAAGCTGGTTCTGATCATGCTGTTTTTCGAAATAAAGAAAAGGTTCTGGTCACCTGTTCCCGCCGAATCAATTTTAG GTATCGGCATTTGATGTTGAATATGGTATCACTTTTGCCACATTGTAAGAAGGATAACAAGGTGGAGTCGAGGTCCAGCAAGGGTGCAACATTGAATGAGCTGGTTGAGCTCAAAGGTTGTTCTTCAAGCCTATTTTTTGAG TGCAGAAAACATAAAGATCTTTATTTATGGATGGCAAAGTGCCCTAGTGGGCCATCTGTGAAGTTTTTAGTTAATGCCG TGCATACAATGGAAGAATTGAAGCTTACAGGGAACCATCTGAAAGGTTCCCGTCCAATTTTGACATTTTCATCAAATTTTGATAAAGATGTCCACTGGAAACTTCTGAAGGAAATGATTATTCAG ATTTTTGGAACTCCTAAGGAGCATCGACATTCTAAACCATACCATGATCATGTATTTGTTTTCTCTATTGTTGATGACCATATCTGGTTCCGGAATTACCAG ATATCTGTTCCACATAATGAATCAGATAAAGTCGCCCGAGGAGGACTAGATAAAATGACACTCATTGAG GTTGGCCCACGATTCTGTTTGAATCCAATCAAGATATTTGGTGGCAGTTTTGGAGGTCCTACACTATATGAGAACCCACTTTATGTATCGCCAAACCAG ATTCGAGCGTTGGAGAAGAAACAAAAGGCCGGAAAATACTCGAAGAAAGTCAAAGCGAAAACAAGGAGGAAGATGCACGAGTTATCGAATCCATTGGAACCTGACGAGTTTGCTGATATGTGGAAGGAATAG
- the LOC103492188 gene encoding ribosome biogenesis protein BRX1 homolog 1-like isoform X1, giving the protein MAKKRKHSETVPTVSVKKDENALERPKRTLMGWKDKEVTKKSEAGSDHAVFRNKEKVLVTCSRRINFRYRHLMLNMVSLLPHCKKDNKVESRSSKGATLNELVELKGCSSSLFFECRKHKDLYLWMAKCPSGPSVKFLVNAVHTMEELKLTGNHLKGSRPILTFSSNFDKDVHWKLLKEMIIQIFGTPKEHRHSKPYHDHVFVFSIVDDHIWFRNYQISVPHNESDKVARGGLDKMTLIEVGPRFCLNPIKIFGGSFGGPTLYENPLYVSPNQVRLSNFLVIWDYTSSHYPFKFGLQKQLRIYICISYIQKKTTTWFCSMNSEIKKRKPYIEDTLSMFFQFLLSSYLTIDLSIGITQKPK; this is encoded by the exons ATGGCAAAGAAGAGAAAGCATAGTGAGACAGTGCCGACGGTATCGGTTAAGAAGGACGAAAATGCTCTGGAGAGACCCAAGCGGACACTCATGGGTTGGAAAGACAAAGAAGTGACAAAAAAAAGTGAAGCTGGTTCTGATCATGCTGTTTTTCGAAATAAAGAAAAGGTTCTGGTCACCTGTTCCCGCCGAATCAATTTTAG GTATCGGCATTTGATGTTGAATATGGTATCACTTTTGCCACATTGTAAGAAGGATAACAAGGTGGAGTCGAGGTCCAGCAAGGGTGCAACATTGAATGAGCTGGTTGAGCTCAAAGGTTGTTCTTCAAGCCTATTTTTTGAG TGCAGAAAACATAAAGATCTTTATTTATGGATGGCAAAGTGCCCTAGTGGGCCATCTGTGAAGTTTTTAGTTAATGCCG TGCATACAATGGAAGAATTGAAGCTTACAGGGAACCATCTGAAAGGTTCCCGTCCAATTTTGACATTTTCATCAAATTTTGATAAAGATGTCCACTGGAAACTTCTGAAGGAAATGATTATTCAG ATTTTTGGAACTCCTAAGGAGCATCGACATTCTAAACCATACCATGATCATGTATTTGTTTTCTCTATTGTTGATGACCATATCTGGTTCCGGAATTACCAG ATATCTGTTCCACATAATGAATCAGATAAAGTCGCCCGAGGAGGACTAGATAAAATGACACTCATTGAG GTTGGCCCACGATTCTGTTTGAATCCAATCAAGATATTTGGTGGCAGTTTTGGAGGTCCTACACTATATGAGAACCCACTTTATGTATCGCCAAACCAGGTTAGATTATCCAACTTTTTGGTTATTTGGGATTACACTTCTTCACACTATCCTTTTAAATTTGGGTTACAAAAACAGCTGAGAATTTACATTTGCATCAGTTATATCCAAAAGAAAACTACGACCTGGTTCTGTTCTATGAATTctgaaataaagaagagaaaaccaTACATTGAGGACACATTATCTATGTTTTTCCAGTTTCTTTTAAGTTCATATTTGACCATAGATTTAAGTATTGGAATTACGCAAAAGCCCAAGTAA
- the LOC103492189 gene encoding uncharacterized protein LOC103492189, translating to MGDSEVGGKLTRMVFVTVGTTCFDALVRAVDTEQVKQILYARGYTHLLIQMGRGTYNPTKSHGEDGLVVDYFSFSSSIADHLKSASLVISHAGSGSIFETLRLGKPLIVVVNKDLMDNHQIELAEELAERKHLYCARPQTLHQTIESLNLESIIPYTPGDAKPVAALINRFLGFPED from the exons ATGGGAGATTCTGAAGTTGGTGGTAAATTGACGAGGATGGTGTTTGTTACTGTGGGAACAACGTGTTTTGATGCTTTGGTTAGAGCAGTGGACACTGAGCAAGTGAAACAAATACTATATGCTAGAGGCTATACCCACCTTCTCATTCAAATGGGACGTGGTACATACAATCCAACCAAG TCCCATGGAGAAGATGGGCTTGTTGTAGACTATTTCTCCTTCTCTTCAAGCATAGCTGATCATCTAAAATCAGCATCTCTTGTAATTAGCCATGCTG GGTCCGGAAGCATATTTGAGACGTTGAGACTGGGTAAACCTTTGATTGTTGTAGTAAACAAAGATCTAATGGACAATCATCAAATTGAACTTGCAGAAGAACTAGCTGAAAGGAAGCATTTGTATTGTGCTCGTCCCCAAACACTACATCAGACTATAGAGAGCTTGAATTTGGAGTCTATAATTCCATACACACCAGGTGATGCTAAACCAGTTGCCGCGCTCATTAATAGGTTTCTAGGCTTTCCAGAAGATTGA
- the LOC103492191 gene encoding probable serine/threonine-protein kinase PBL7, with translation MEVNNNSRTPPPPRTHFHNHNNSKSHQHFHTHNAILSSNSILIIIASIISITILLAIFLLIFMLLRLKSARNTATATAASSATTQSTTFIIPHTSINFDSSPEVKGGGCLYGGNSGRIPQCRIRGVQVFTYKELELATDNFSEANVIGNGRLGFVYRGVLADGAVVAIKMLHRDGKQRERSFRMEVDLLSRLHSPCLVELLGYCADQHHRLLIFEFMHNGTLHHHLHNPNSESQPLDWNTRLRIALDCAKALEFLHEHAVPSVIHRNFKCTNVLLDQDFRAKVSDFGSAKMGSDKINGQISTQVLGTTGYLAPEYASTGKLTTKSDVYSFGIVLLELLTGRVPVDIKRPQGEHVLVSWALPRLTNREKLEKMIDPAIQGKYSKKDLIQVAAIAAMCVQPEADYRPLMTDVVQSLVPLVKNPSSSSRFFK, from the exons ATGGAAGTTAACAACAATTCAAGAACACCACCACCACCAAGAACCCACTTCCATAACCACAACAATTCCAAATCCCACCAACATTTCCACACCCACAATGCCATTCTCAGCTCAAATTCCATCCTCATTATCATTGCTTCAATCATTTCCATCACCATTCTCCTTGCCATTTTCCTCCTTATCTTCATGCTCCTTCGTCTCAAATCTGCTCGAAACACTGCCACCGCTACCGCCGCCTCCTCTGCCACCACACAATCCACCACATTCATCATCCCTCACACATCCATCAATTTTGACTCAAGCCCAG AAGTTAAAGGGGGTGGGTGCTTATATGGAGGAAACTCTGGGAGAATTCCTCAGTGTAGAATCAGGGGAGTTCAAGTTTTCACTTATAAGGAGCTGGAATTGGCTACTGATAATTTTAGTGAAGCAAATGTTATTGGAAATGGAAGATTAGGGTTTGTGTATAGAGGAGTTCTTGCAGATGGAGCTGTTGTTGCCATTAAAATGCTTCATAGAGATGGCAAACAGAGGGAACGTTCTTTCAGAATGGAG GTGGATCTCCTAAGCCGCTTGCACTCTCCTTGTTTGGTGGAGTTGCTTGGCTACTGTGCTGACCAACACCATAGGCTTCTGATATTTGAATTTATGCACAATGGCACTCTTCATCATCATCTACATAATCCCAACAGCGAATCTCAGCCATTGGATTGGAATACTAGATTGAGGATAGCCCTTGATTGTGCCAAGGCACTTGAGTTCCTCCATGAGCATGCTGTTCCATCTGTTATTCATAGAAACTTCAAGTGTACCAATGTTCTACTGGATCAGGATTTCCGAGCTAAGGTGTCAGATTTCGGTTCGGCCAAGATGGGCTCTGACAAGATCAATGGTCAGATATCTACACAAGTCCTTGGAACCACAGGATATCTAGCACCAGA GTATGCTTCAACCGGAAAACTCACAACAAAGTCAGATGTGTACAGCTTTGGTATCGTGCTGCTAGAGCTATTGACTGGTCGAGTGCCGGTGGATATCAAGAGACCACAGGGCGAGCATGTTCTTGTCTCATGG GCTCTCCCAAGGCTGACTAATAGAGAAAAACTGGAAAAAATGATCGACCCAGCTATTCAAGGGAAGTACTCAAAAAAGGATCTAATTCAG GTAGCAGCCATTGCAGCCATGTGTGTGCAGCCTGAAGCTGACTACCGGCCTTTGATGACCGATGTTGTGCAGTCACTGGTTCCTTTAGTTAAGAACCCATCGTCATCGTCTCGGTTCTTCAAATGA